Proteins encoded together in one Labeo rohita strain BAU-BD-2019 chromosome 21, IGBB_LRoh.1.0, whole genome shotgun sequence window:
- the LOC127152019 gene encoding cytochrome b-c1 complex subunit 9, with protein sequence MALARSVYNLLFRRTSTFAITIMVGAVVFERVFDQAGDAVFENINRGKLWKHIKHNYEQKDEE encoded by the exons ATGGCGCTCGCAAGAAGTGTCTACAATCTGCTCTTCAGAAGAACGTCAACTTTCGCCATAACCATTATGGTGGGAGCTGTTGTTTTCGAGAGGGTGTTTGATCAGGCTGGAGATGCCGTGTTTGAAAACATAAACCGGGGG aaACTCTggaaacacattaaacacaatTACGAACAGAAGGATGAAGAATAA